From Elaeis guineensis isolate ETL-2024a chromosome 16, EG11, whole genome shotgun sequence, a single genomic window includes:
- the LOC105059135 gene encoding putative 4-coumarate--CoA ligase-like 8, with protein sequence MAGSSFITREERSFFCPSTGIYNGPWSSSLAPTPPLSLPQFLLSHSASSSSSKPAFIDAETGVALTFANLRALTAAAARALAVLGVRRGDVVLHVSPNSLHFPALVLAVMSLGAVFSTANFLQTRSEIQSQVQDSGPVLILTTADLAPKLDGLIPRPPTLIDQFLASLSIDRNAPVEFPGVGPADPAALMYSSGTTGKSKGVVSSHGNLVAMASVLRHVWGRREEVYACVVPLSHMFGFSVFVCGAVAAGATVVVLRRYALDELLMAVEEHRVTLLPAVPPMVVQLARSGGVARANYDLRSLREVISSGAPLGRDNMERFADAYPGITLSQCYGLTETSGPVTVCHGLKGRFQISIGRLIPTVEAKIVHVRTGKALPPNEHGELCLRGPPVMQGYLKNQEATSLAIDEEGWLRTGDLCYIDTQGHVYVVDRIKELIKYKAYQVAPAELEEVLSTHPEILDVAVTPYPDEEAGEIPMACVVRKAGSKIREEDIISFMEKKVAPYKKIRKVLFVEIIPRSPSGKILRRHLKATVMQHRKLGISARL encoded by the exons atggcaggctcctcatttattacacgagaagaGAGAAGCTTCTTCTGCCCCTCCACCGGCATCTACAACGGTCCATGGAGTTCGTCGCTGGCTCCCACACCACCTCTCTCGCTTCCCCAATTCCTCCTCTCCCACTccgcttcctcctcctcctccaagcccgCTTTCATCGATGCGGAGACCGGCGTAGCCCTCACCTTCGCCAACCTCCGCGCTctcaccgccgccgccgcccgtGCACTCGCCGTCCTCGGCGTCCGCCGTGGCGACGTCGTCCTTCACGTCTCTCCCAACTCTCTCCACTTCCCCGCTCTCGTCCTCGCCGTCATGTCCCTCGGCGCCGTCTTCTCCACCGCCAACTTCCTCCAAACCCGCTCGGAGATCCAATCCCAGGTTCAAGATTCCGGCCCCGTTCTCATCCTCACCACCGCTGACCTCGCCCCCAAGCTCGACGGCCTCATACCCCGCCCTCCGACCCTGATCGACCAATTCCTCGCATCGCTCTCCATCGATCGGAACGCCCCGGTCGAGTTCCCCGGCGTGGGCCCAGCCGATCCGGCGGCGCTGATGTACTCGTCCGGGACGACGGGGAAGAGCAAGGGGGTGGTGAGCTCGCACGGGAATCTGGTGGCGATGGCCAGCGTTCTGCGGCACGTGTGGGGGAGGAGGGAGGAGGTGTACGCGTGCGTGGTGCCGCTGTCCCACATGTTCGGCTTCTCGGTGTTTGTGTGCGGGGCGGTGGCGGCGGGGGCGACGGTGGTGGTGCTTCGGCGGTACGCGCTGGATGagctgctgatggcggtggaggagCACCGGGTGACGCTGCTGCCGGCGGTGCCGCCGATGGTGGTGCAGCTGGCGAGGTCGGGCGGCGTGGCGCGAGCCAATTACGATCTGCGCTCGCTCAGGGAGGTGATCAGCTCCGGCGCGCCGCTCGGGAGGGACAACATGGAGCGCTTCGCCGACGCATACCCCGGCATAACCCTATCTCAG TGCTATGGCTTAACTGAAACAAGTGGTCCGGTAACCGTTTGTCATGGGCTTAAAGGAAGATTCCAAATTTCCATTGGAAGATTGATCCCTACTGTGGAGGCAAAGATAGTTCACGTACGCACCGGGAAAGCTCTTCCACCGAACGAACACGGGGAATTATGCCTTAGGGGCCCTCCTGTTATGCagg GTTATCTGAAGAACCAGGAAGCCACATCTCTGGCTATTGATGAAGAAGGATGGCTACGCACTGGGGATTTGTGCTATATTGACACGCAGGGGCATGTCTACGTCGTTGACAGGATCAAAGAGCTCATAAAATACAAAGCTTACCAG GTAGCCCCAGCAGAGCTTGAAGAGGTTCTCTCCACCCATCCAGAGATTCTCGATGTTGCCGTGACACC GTACCCAGATGAGGAGGCAGGAGAGATTCCAATGGCATGTGTAGTGAGAAAGGCAGGGAGCAAAATCAGAGAAGAAGATATAATTtcttttatggagaagaag GTCGCCCCTTACAAGAAGATCAGGAAAGTATTGTTTGTGGAAATCATCCCAAGATCACCTTCAGGAAAGATCCTCCGGCGGCATCTAAAGGCTACAGTCATGCAGCATCGAAAGCTAGGAATTTCTGCAAGGCTatag
- the LOC109506712 gene encoding transcription factor SRM1-like: MDSSHDVGLSQAEWSPFEEMVLELALLANPEGMPDRWSRISANFSRKSPKQVLYHHYQILKDDLQKEEGGNSGDGCSMGMAPEQRPPKDQNTSLGSGRRGLERRKAKPWTEEEHRLFLQGLATYGKGDWKSISRHAVVTRTSVQVASHAQKFFIRQKQDMERKRKSIHDVTNL, encoded by the exons ATGGATTCTTCTCACGACGTTGGTTTGTCGCAAGCGGAGTGGAGCCCGTTCGAAGAGATGGTTTTGGAGCTTGCTCTCCTGGCAAACCCAGAGGGAATGCCAGATCGATGGTCTCGGATCAGTGccaatttttcaagaaaaagtccGAAACAAGTACTGTACCATCATTATCAGATTCTGAAAGATGACTTGCAGAAGGAAGAAGGTGGCAATTCCGGTGATGGATGTAGTATGGGTATGGCACCGGAGCAACGCCCACCGAAAGATCAGAACACCTCTCTTGGGTCAGGACGCCGCGGTCTGGAGAGGAGGAAGGCTAAGCCATGGACGGAGGAGGAACAtcg GTTATTTTTACAAGGACTTGCAACTTATGGGAAGGGGGATTGGAAGAGCATATCTCGACATGCAGTGGTGACGAGGACGTCAGTGCAAGTGGCCAGTCATGCACAGAAGTTCTTCATCCGCCAAAAACAAGACATGGAGCGCAAGAGAAAGAGCATCCACGATGTCACCAATCTTTAG